GATGGCGGTTCACGTCGAAGCCCACGACTTCATGATGCTTGCTGAACTCGACGGCGAGGGGCAGGCCGACATAGCCGAGCCCGATCACGGCGATCTTCTGGTCAGTAAGCGAACGCATGACGGTTTCTCCAGTCTCTAAGCAACGCTTGGGGTCGGATGGTGCCTGGCGGTTCGTCTGCGGCGGCCCCGCGGCGGGGGCCGAGCGCGAGCTTATTCGGATGCGGACTCGTAGTTGTGCGCCACATAGGCGCTGCTGCCGTAGCGGCCCGCGAGCGCCTTGTTCGCCGTATGCAGCGAGACGCCGTTGAGCAGCACGCCGGTCACGCGCGCGCCCGTCTGGTTCAGCCGCTTCATCGCCTCCTTGATCTCGCCGACGCGCGTGCGTCCATACAGCGAGACGAGGAAGATGGTGCCGGCCGCGGGAGCGATCGCGCCTGCGTCCGATACGGCGAGCACCGCTGCGGCGTCCACCAGCACGATGTCGTAGCTTCGCGACGCTTCTGCGATCACCTCGCGATACTTCGCGCTCAGCAGCAGTTCGGCCGGGCTCGCCGGATACGGTCCGCCTTGCAGCACATCGAGATTGGGCAGCACGTTGCGTTGCACCGAGCCTTCGAAGGTATGCGTGCCGCTCAGAATGTTCGCGAGTCCCGGTCCTGGTTGAATGCCGAACTGCCGATGCAGATAGCCTTTGCGCAAGTCGGCGTCGATCAGCAGCACGCGCGTGCCGCCCGATGCGAGCACCGTGGCGAGATTCGCGGATAGAAACGACTTGCCGACGCCCGGCAGCGGCCCCGCGATCATGACGACGTTGTTGCGCGCGCCGACCAGCGAGAACTGGAGCGCCGAGCGCAGGATGCGCAGCGCTTCGACGGTCGGGTCCTTCGGGAACTGCGCGGCGAGCACCGCCTGACGCGGCGACGTGCCGTTCACGACGCTGGAAAGCGCCGGCTGACGCGCGCTCTGCGGAATCGTCGCGAACACGCTCAGACCCGTTTCGACTTCGATCTCCTGCGAATCCGTGACGCCGCGGAAGATGCGGTCGAGCAGCATCGCGAGGCCCACGGCCGCGAAGAGGCCGAGCGCGAGCGCGACGGCGAACGCGAGCCACTTGATCGGCTTGACCGGCAGTTCGGGCACGTCCGCCGTGTCGATCAACTGAACCGACGCCGCCTTGCCCGCCTTGATGAGCATCATCTCTTCGATGTTGTTGCGCAGCGCCGTGTAGAGGTCGGTGCTCACCCGGACGTTGCGCAGAAGGCGCAGCGCGCCTTGCTCTTCCATCGGCATGGAACGCGTGCGGTCGTTCAGCTTCGAGAGAAACTGCTCGGTCGCGGCGATCTGCTTGTCGATCGCGACGATTCGCGGGTGCGCGCTCGAAAACGTCGTGGAGAGCTCGTCGCGCGAATGGCGCAACGTCAGCAGCTGCGCGTTCGCGTCGGCGGTCTGCTTGAGCAGCAGACGGTTCGCTTCATCGGTATCGAGCAGCGAATTCCGGTCGCGATACGTGTTGTACGCATTCTCCGCGTCTTCCATCTGACGCTTGAGCACGGGCAACTGGCGTTGCAGGTAGGTCAGCGAATTCTCCGCGATGACGGCCTTGCGGTCGCCGTTGAGCCGCACGTACTGACGGCCGATCTCGTTGATGGTCGCGGCGACCTGCACGGCGTCGGCGCTTTCGAGCGTCGCCTTCAGTACGCTCGATTTATTGCCCTGCTCGCTAATCTTCATCTGATTCTGGATCGCGTCGATGGTCAGTTGACGCGAGTAGTGCACGACCTCGAAGCCGACGCCCGGATTGCCTCGCAGCGCCGTCACCAGCAGGCGCACCGGTCCTTTCGGCGTCTGCACGAGCAACACTTCGCCGACCGTGCCGATGACCGGCGTGCCGAGCACGGGATTGCTCAGCTCGTACTGTCCGTCCTTGCGCGCTGTCAGCGTGAACTTGCTGCCTTCGAGCTGGCGCGGCACGTCGAAGTCGGGGACGGTGATGGATTCGTCGCCCCACGCGTAATCGCCGAAACCGAAGAGGCCTGGCTCCGACAACTCGCCGTTGTGATGCGAGAAGCGGTTGCCGAAAATCGGCAAGCGCCGCGGCTCGGCGCTGATATAGAGCTTGAGCGCGTCGACCGCGCGCGAGACCACGAGCTTCGAGCCGAGCACCTGCATTTCGCCTTCCGCCGAAGAGCGATCGTCGAGCGTCGGCAGCATGTTGCTCAGCGGATCGCCGGGGCGCGAATTGGAGACGTCCTTGTTGTCCTCGACCTTGATCAGAATCGCGGACTGATAGATCGGCGGGCTCAGATACGCGTAAGCCGCGCCGAGCAACAACGAGAAAAGCACGACCAGCGTAATCAGCACGCGGTGATTGATCACCGTGTCGATTAAAGAGGCAAAAGGAATCTCGTCGTCGGTTTCGGTAGCGGCTTCGTCGGACGTTTTAGCTCTGGCAATCATATTAAGCAGTTCCGGGCGCTTATGGTCGGTTCAAACGGAGACGGCGGACTTATGAAGCGGGAGGCTCCGAGTGAGTTTCTAAGGAAAGCAAATGATTGTGCTTTGTGCGCGTGAGCGAAATTGCGCGTGACGCAACCGTATCAGTCTGCATTTGACGGGTATGCGCGGAACCCCACACTCCGGCCTGCGGGTATATCGGATGGCGAATTAAATCGGCTGAGGAATATAAAAGAACACTCGGACCTAGTTAATTCGGGTTGCTAATGCAAGCGTCTTTGCGTCGGTGTTTGTACGGACGTCGGTTTCCATCTAATGAATCGGACGCGAAGTGCTTTTGTTTATGACTTGCTTATTAATCGTGCCGACTATTTCGCGATGGGCCGGTTTTGTTTGCAACGCTTAAAAGAACGATGATGCGAAAGCTTCGTCAGAAGAATGAGTGAATGCGTAGAGTCTCGAAGTACTAATAGAGCTGCCTTCAGAGATGCCCCGGTTGCCCGCGTCCGCTCGTGGCTTTAGCATGCCAAATTCCCAACGCCGATCCGTTAGCCGCCATGCACATCGCCATTCTCACCTTCGAAGGCTTCAACGAACTCGACTCGCTGATCGCGCTCGGCATCCTCAATCGTGTCAAGAAGCCCGACTGGACGGTGTCGATCGCGAGCCCGACGGCCGAAGTGCGCTCGATGAACGGCGTCGTACTGAAGGCGCAGGCGTCGCTTGAAGACGCGGCCACGGCCGATGCGGTCATCATGGGCAGCGGCATGCTGACGCGCGAAGTCGTCGCCGACGCGAGCCTGATGGCGCGGCTCGCGCTCGATCCCGCGCGGCAGCTCGTCGGCGCGCAGTGCTCGGGCACGCTCGTGCTCGCAAAACTCGGCTTGCTGCAAGGCGTCCCGGCCTGCACCGATCTCACGACGAAGCCGTGGGTGCAGGAAGCCGGCGTCGCGGTCCTCGAACAGCCGTTCTTCGCGCGCGGCAACGTCGCGACGGCGGGCGGCTGCCTTGCATCCCAGTATCTGGCGGCGTGGGTGATTGCGCGGCTCGCGGGCGTCGATGCTGCGCGGGGCGCCCTCCACTACGTCGCCCCGGTGGGCGAAAAGGACGAGTACGTCGACCGCGCGATGGCGAATGTCACGCCCTATCTGGACGCGGTGAGCGTCGCGTGAGCGCTCTGTCTCGGTCGCTGCCCGCTCAAATCCGTTAAACATCTGCCGAAGAAAGCGGCATAACCGATTGCGCCATGCGGCGGTTATGCGTTACAACGAAACGACCGTCAGCGGCAACGCTGGCGAGGCAGCCGCGCGAACGGGGCGACGCGGCATTCATCTGGAGATGGGGACATGAGGGTTCGGGCGACGGTGTTGCTGGTTCGCCAACATGCAGTGCTGCTGGTGAAGGAGCGGGGCGGTCCGTGGTTTCTGCCGGGCGGTGAAGTCGGGCACGGCGAGTTGGCGATGAGCGCGGCCATCAGGGAGCTGTACGAGGAGACCGGCGCGGAGGCAAGCGCCGCAGCGTTTCTGTGGCAGCACGTGTCGGCTCACCACGTGCATCATGTTTATCGCGTGGCGATTCCGGCCGACGCGCGTCCGCGTGCGAACTATCGCGCGGGCATCGACGAAGTGCGCTGGGTCGAGCTGTCGCAGCTCGCGGCCATGCCGGTCACGCCGGGCACGCGCGCCATTCTGAACCGCGCGGCCGGCGGCGGCACGACGCGTTCGTCGTGGCGCGACATCGGCTCGGCGCCGGGGGCGTCGGCGGGGTTCTGAGGGGCCGAAAGCTGCGCGGCGCGGCTTGCGCTACGATCGCCACTGGCGCGCGGCCGCATTTCGGCCGGACTGCAACCGGTTTGTCTCCGCGCCGCGGAGACAATCGGCGAGCGCGGTGCTGCGCCAGATCGCCGATTTCGACCCTCACCCTATGAGCGACCTCATTCCTTCTTCGCTTCTCGACGAAGTCCGCGGGCTGATCGATGCCGCCCGCGAGCGCGCGGCGGCCGCCGTCAACGCCGAACTCACGCTGCTCTACTGGCAGATCGGCAGCCGGGTACGCAGCGAAGTGCTGGGCGGCGCGCGCGCCGAATATGGCCGTCAAGTCGTCGCGACGCTCGCGCGCGAACTCGGCGCCCGCTACGGACGCGGCTGGAGCGAGAAGCAACTGCGGCACTGCATGCGCCTCGCGGAGATCTTCCCGGACGAGCACAGTGTCTCCGCAGTGCGGAGACAATTGAGCTGGACGCATCTCAAGACCCTGATCTATATCGACGATCCGCTCAAGCGCGATTTCTACATCGAGCTTGCGCGCGTCGAGCGGTGGTCGTCGCGGCAAATGCAGGAACGCATCAATTCGATGCTGTTCGAGCGCAGCGCCATTTCGCGCCAGCCGGACGCCGCCATTGCGCACGACATTGCCGTGATGCGCGACGAAGGGCGCGTGGAACCGGCGGCGCTTCTCAAAGACCCGTATGTGCTCGATTTTCTCGGGCTGAACGACCATTACCTCGAAAAAGACCTCGAAGACGCGATTCTCCGCGAGATGGAGCAGTTCCTTCTGGAACTCGGCGCGGGCTTCACGTTCGTCGCGCGTCAGAAGCGCCTCCAGATCGACGACGACGATTTCTACATCGACCTGCTGTTCTACAACCGCAAGCTCAAGCGCCTCGTCGCCATCGAACTGAAGCTCGGCGCGTTCAAGGCGGAATACAAGAGCCAGATGGAACTCTATCTGCGCTGGCTCGCGAAGCACGAACAGGAGCCGGACGAGCTGCCGCCGCTCGGCATCATTCTGTGCGCGGGCAAAAAGCAGGAGCAGATCGAGCTGCTGGAACTGAACAAAAGCGGCATCCACGTCGCGGAATATCTGACGGTGCTGCCGCCGCGCGAAACGCTCGAAGCGAAGCTGCATCAGTCGATTCAGGCCGCGCGGTCGCGCCTTCTCACGCAGGAACCGGATTGAAGCGGTGCTTCATCCGACGAAAGCGGGGCGCGAGCGCCAAGTTGTTGGATAATCCTATCTTTCGTCTGGCAAGTCGTTGCCCGATGCCTGTAATTCGAGGCGCCTATGTTCACAGAAGCAGACAACATCACCGATGAAGAGATTTTCTCGACCGTTCAACGCCTGACCGACGCCGGTCGTCCGGTATCGCCCGTGACGGTCTGGTCGGAACTGCGTCGCGGTTCGATCGTATCCATTGCCGCCGCGCTCGAACGCTGGCGCGACGCCCGGCAGCCCGCGCCGCCCGTCGCGCATCCTTCGGCCGAGATGCCACAGGAACTGGCCGACGCGCTGATGAGCGCGGCGCATCGGCTGAGGAAGGCGTCGTGGGACGAGGCGCATAGCGCGGGCGCGCATCGCGCCGACCTGCTCGGGCAACGGCTCCAGACGGCGCTTGCCGAGCGCGACGAGGCGCTCGCCGTCTACCAGCAGACCGAGGGCGATGCGGCGAACAGCCGCCGGCAACTGGAAGAGCTGATGCACGCGCTGCGCGCATCGGAAGAAGCGGTCGCGCGTCTGCAGAATCAGCAGAACGCCGCGAACGAACGCGCCGAGGCCGCCGAAGCGCGCGCCGGCGAACTCGCGCAGCGCGTGTCCGCGCAGGACGCCGAACTGAGCACGGCGCGAGTGTCGCTCGACGAGGAGCGCAAGGCGCGCGAAGCCGCGAGCGCCGATCTCGCGGGCAAGAACGAGGAGATCGCGCGTATCGCTCAAGAGCGCGACGAAGCGCGGCAGCATCACGCGGCGAGCTCGCAGGAAGTGGAGCGTCTGTCCCAGGAAGCGAGCACGGCGTCGGCGCGCGCCGAGACCGCGACCGCGCAGGCCAACGAAAGCGCCGCGCGCATCGCCGCGCTCGAAGCGGAACTCGACGCCGCGCGTCACGCGCTCGCCAGCGAACGCGAAGCCGGCGCGGCGCGCGCAGCGGAAGCCGCGGCCCGCGACGAAGCATTGCAGCGCGCGACGCGTGAGCTCGACGAAGCACGCGCGAAGATCGACGAGAACCAGACGCGCATGGCGGCGCTGGAGTCGGAACTCGCGGCGCAGCGCGAGGCGAGCGCGGCGGCATCGGTCGCGCACGAAGCGTTGCAGCACGCCACGCGCGAACTGGACGAAGCGCGCGCCAGGATCGACGAGAGCCAGAACCGCATCGCGGCGCTGGAGTCCGAACTGATGGCAGAGCGCGAAGCGAGCGCGTCGCACAGCGCAGCGGCATCGACGGCGCAGGAAGCATTGCAGCAGGCCACGCGCGAAATCGACGAGGCACGCGCCCAGATCAACGACAGCCACGCACGCATCGCGGCGCTGGAGTCCGAGTTGTCGAGAGAGCGCGAGACGAGCGCGGCGCAGAGCGCGCAGGCATCGACGGCTCAGGAAGCGTTGCAACAGGCCACGCGCGAACTGGACGAAGCACGCGCCCGCATCGACGAAATCACTCAGGAAAAGCACGTCGCGCAAAGCGAACTGGCGCGCGTGACGCAGGAAGCCGCCGCCGCTGTCGCCCGCGCCGACGAAGCGCAGCAGCAGGCCGCGACGCTCACGCAGCAGCTTGCCGAGCGCGAGAAGAGCGAGGCCGCCATGCGCGACGAACTGCGCGACCACAAGATCGCGTTGCAGACGGCGGGCGCGGCCAAGGAAGAGGAAATCGCGGCATTGCAGCGCCGCATCTCGGCGCAGGCGCAGACGCACTCGAAGGCCTATGACGAGCTTCGCAGCAACGCGGAGCAATGGGTCACGTATGCGCGCGACCTCAAGCAGCGGCTCGATGTGGCGAACGAGAAGATCCTCTTTATCGACGCGCGCAGCACCGGCGAGGTCGCGCTGTTGCGCCGGCTCTCGACGGAACTGGAGCGCCTGAAGCCGGATCACGAACTCGTGTTCCGCGAGGCGCAGCAGAAGGTGATCGGCGAAAAGATCGCGCAGCAGCTCGCGCAGAAGGGCTATCGGTACGATCCGACGACGGCCGTCATGTCGAAGATAGAAGGCTGAACGCGCCGCGTGTCCGCGCACCGCTTCCCGCTGACGGAGCGGTGCGCGCATTAAGTCACCGCGATGAGGCTTGCCATGCAAACGGAACGCAGCGGCCTGGCAGAGATCTACCGCGACTACATCGCGTGTCTGAACGAGCAGAACTGGCCGATGCTCGGCGCGTTCGTTCACGATGACGTCATCCACAACGGCCAGTCCATCGGGCTCGCCGGCTATCGCGCGATGCTCGAACGCGACTTTGCGCAGATTCCGAATCTTCGCTTCGATATCCGCCTTCTCGCCGCCGATCCGCCTTTCGTCGCGAGCCGCCTCTGGTTCGACTGCACGCCGAAGCAGGACTTCATGGGCCTGCGCATCGACGGCAGGCGCGTGTCTTTCGCGGAGAACGTGTTCTACGAATTCCGCGAGCGCAAGGTCGCGCAGGTGTGGTCCGTGATCGATAAAGCCGCAATCGAAGCGCAACTCCGAACCGCAGCGCGATTGCCATGATCGACGCTTCCTGCCATTGCGGCGCCATTCGCTTCACGCTCGATGCCGCGCCGGCCGAAATCAACGACTGCCAGTGTTCGCTTTGCCGCCGCTACGGCGCGCGATGGGCGTACTACCCGTTGCCGGCTGTGCGCTTCGCGCCCGATTGCGGCCCAACTGATGTCTACATGTGGGGCCCGCGCAGGCTGGAATTTCATCGTTGCGCTTCGTGCGGATGCCTCACGCACTGGCGCGCCGTGGACGTGAATCGCCCGGTCATGGGCATCAATACGCGGATGATGCCGCGCGAAGCCGTCGCCGGCGCGCGCGTGTATCAAGGCGGCGAGGCCGCCGATTAGCCGATGCAAGCGATCAATCGATCTGCTTTTGCGACACCGCGACCACGCTCGCGCAGAGCGCCACGCCGATCAGAAAGTAGAAGCCATCGAGCGAACTCAGAAAGCTCGCCTGTTGCGTGACGATGCGTCCCACTTCCGCGAGCGCCAGGCTCTTCGCCTGCGCCGCGCTGTAGCCGAGCGCCTCGAAGCCGCCGGTCAATTTTTCGTACGTGTTCTGAAATAGCGGATTGAACGCGCTCACGGATTCCGCGAGCCGCGACTCGTGCACGGCCATGCGATGCTGTTCGAGAATAATCATCGTCGCGGTCGAGAACGAATACGTCAGTTGCTTGACGATATTCTTGAAGCGGTAGCCGTGGTTGAATTCCTCGATCGCGAAGAGCCGGAACGTCACGTTCGCCACCGGCAGCGCGATGAAAAGCAGCAAGAGGCCGCGCAGCACGAGCGGCGCGACGAGCCACTGCATGCTGACATCGGGCGGCATGCTCGACATCCACAGACCGACGAACGCGGCCAGCAGAAAGCCCGGCACGATCATCCATTTCTTGTGCTTGATGCGCGCTGAAAAGCGGAAGTAGACCAACGCCATCACGACCGAGAACAGCGACGACAACCCGACGAGCCGCCCCGCGTTTTCCACCGGATAGCGCAGCCCGCCTTCGAGAAAGCGCGACACGAGATAACTCATCGCGTTGCTGACGTAATAGAACGCGATGTACAGCGTGATGCCCGCGCGAAAAGTCTTCTCGCGCAGCGCATGCAGCCGAAGCAGCGGCTGCGGATGATGCCACTGATGCCACACGAACCAGCCGAGCGACAGCACGCCGGCCGCCGTCAGCACGATCAGTTCGGGCGACGTGCTGAACAGCTCGAAGCGCACTTGCTGCATCGCGATCTGCAACGCGCCCTGCGCGAACGCGAAGACGATGTACGGCCAGAAGTGCGCCTCGCCGCGCTGCTCGCGCTCGACGTGGCCCGTGTGCGGAACCGCGAGCAGCGCGAACGCGCCCATCGCCACGCCGCCCGCCGCGCCGCATGCGAAAAGCGCGCGCCAGCCGAGCCACGCGACGACATATCCACCGATCAGCGGCGCGAGTCCGCTGCCGAGCAGGATCATGACGAGGAAGTAACGCACGGCGACCGGGCGCCGTTGCGGCGTGATCTGCGTCTGGATGAGGATGCGGCACGCGCTCATCATCGGGCCGATGAAGTAGCCCTGAAACCCACGCGCGAACGCCAGTTCCAGCGACGATTCCGACGCGGCTGCCGCCACTGCGCCCGCCGCGAACAGCAGCAGGCATCCGCCGACGTAACGCCGGTAGCCGAGCCGCTCGATCCACCATTGCTGCTGGAGAATGCCGAGCACCGAGGCGACGGCATACGCGCTCGATGCCCACACGAGCTCGTCCGCCGATGCGTTGATGCCGCCCGCGATATAGCTCGTGAAGAAGGAAAAGACCGCGTTGTCGAAGTAGTCGAGGCCGGTGGCGAGCGCGATGGCCCACGGAAAGGCGTCGTCGAGAAGGCGCGACGCGAACGAGCTTCGCGCAAGCGGCACGGCGGTCATTCGGCGGCGTCCTCGCTGCCCTCGCTGCCCCCGGCTTTGCGCCGCTCCCGCGCGGCCAGCCGTTCCTGAAAGAGCGTTTCCTGCTTTTCGCCGGCGATGCGCCGCCGGATGTAGTCGAGGTCATCGCTCAGTTCGGCGCGCACGGCCTGCGCCTCTTTCAGTTCGCGCCGGACGCCGGCGATGCGCGCGTCGAGCGCCTCCACCTGCTGCGCGAGCGCCGCTTCGATCTCGCGCAGCGATTCGCTGGAATAGCCTTTGCGTCCGTCGCCGATGGGCTCGACCGGCCGCTTCAGCAATTCGACGATGCCTTGCAACGAGAAGCCGAGCGAACGCAGCCGCAAGATGCGCGCGAACCGTTCGAGGTCCTGTTCGCTGTAGAGCCGGTAACGGCCAACGCTGCGGCTCGGCGCGACGAGCCCGCGTTCCTCGTAGTACTTGAGCGTGCGAGGCGTGACGTTCAGACGCTCGGCGGCGTCGCGAATGGTGAGCAGCGCGGGTTTGCTGGAAGACATGACGGCGAGCGCCCGTGATGGGAGACGTGCCGCGGATTATAGCGCGGACCTGTACGTCCACGTTTAGGTTCGCGCAGGCCCGTCCGAAAGAGGGCGCGATGATAGACTTGACCCGACTCCGAGGCTTTCCGCGACGCAAATGACCGACATACAGCAAAGACAAAAAGGCATGAAACGCTTTTCGATGATCCGGGATTTCCACCTGGCCGACTGGTTCACGCTGGGCAACGCGATCTGCGGCACGGGCGCGCTTTTCTCGACGATGAGCTATATCGACGACGCGGAGGTCCTGCACATCTATCTCGCGTGCGCGCTGGTGTTCGCGGCGCTGGTGTTCGACGTGCTCGACGGCCGCATCGCGCGCTGGCGTCAAAAGGCGTCGCTGCTTGGCAAGGAACTGGATTCGCTCGCGGACGTGATTTCGTTCGGCGTCGCGCCCGCCATCATCGGCTATGGGTTCGGCATGCGCGGCCTGTACGACCGCGTGGTGCTGGCGTACTTCGTCGCCTGCGGCGTGTCGCGGCTCGCGCGCTACAACGTGACGACTGAGGAAATGTCGGGCGGCACTGGCAAGGTCACGCACTTCGAGGGCACGCCTATCCCGACATCGTTCGCCATCGTGCTGATGCTTGCGGTGGCGGCGTGGTTCGGCGCGCTCGGGCCGAATATGTGGTTCGGCGAATGGCGCATCGCGGGCTTCACGCTGCATCCGCTCGTGCTCGTCTACGCGCTCTCCGGCTCGCTGATGATCAGCCGTATCCGGATCCCGAAGCCCTAGCGTCGCGCCGCGTCTATCAAGTTTCGCTCTGCACCGCCGTTTACACGTGGATGAAAGGCGCCCCCGCACCGGTGAGCGCCGCCCAGACGCCGAGGCTCGCCGCGCTTTGCACGCGGCATTCCCCGCGCGGCCGACGGGTTTCTGACGAACCCGTCTCACGAGCTCATCCACGCAATGCGATTCATCCACAAGACTGCGAGCCTCGTCTGCGCCATCGCGTGCGCATGCGCCGGCCTCGGGTCCATTCCGACGTTAGCGCGCGCCGACGACGCATCTGACGCCCCAGCCGTGCCCCTCACCGGCGGCAAGCTGCTGCTGACGGGCGGCGTATCGCAAGTCGAAGGCGCGGCCGGCGGCGGCCTCGCGCCTTGGGCCGTCATCGGCGGCTACGGCACCGCGCGCCAGCTCGGCGCGAACGTTCACGGCACCTATCTCCACACGCAGGACTACGCGCTCGGCACGTGGGGCCTGACGGTCGGCGTGGCGAACCGCGTGGAACTGTCGCTCGCGCGCCAGCGGTTCGACACGCGCGAAGCCGGCGCAAAGCTCGGCCTCGGCGAGAACTACACGTTCAATCAGAACATCTTCGGCGTGAAAGTG
This sequence is a window from Caballeronia sp. M1242. Protein-coding genes within it:
- a CDS encoding polysaccharide biosynthesis tyrosine autokinase; amino-acid sequence: MIARAKTSDEAATETDDEIPFASLIDTVINHRVLITLVVLFSLLLGAAYAYLSPPIYQSAILIKVEDNKDVSNSRPGDPLSNMLPTLDDRSSAEGEMQVLGSKLVVSRAVDALKLYISAEPRRLPIFGNRFSHHNGELSEPGLFGFGDYAWGDESITVPDFDVPRQLEGSKFTLTARKDGQYELSNPVLGTPVIGTVGEVLLVQTPKGPVRLLVTALRGNPGVGFEVVHYSRQLTIDAIQNQMKISEQGNKSSVLKATLESADAVQVAATINEIGRQYVRLNGDRKAVIAENSLTYLQRQLPVLKRQMEDAENAYNTYRDRNSLLDTDEANRLLLKQTADANAQLLTLRHSRDELSTTFSSAHPRIVAIDKQIAATEQFLSKLNDRTRSMPMEEQGALRLLRNVRVSTDLYTALRNNIEEMMLIKAGKAASVQLIDTADVPELPVKPIKWLAFAVALALGLFAAVGLAMLLDRIFRGVTDSQEIEVETGLSVFATIPQSARQPALSSVVNGTSPRQAVLAAQFPKDPTVEALRILRSALQFSLVGARNNVVMIAGPLPGVGKSFLSANLATVLASGGTRVLLIDADLRKGYLHRQFGIQPGPGLANILSGTHTFEGSVQRNVLPNLDVLQGGPYPASPAELLLSAKYREVIAEASRSYDIVLVDAAAVLAVSDAGAIAPAAGTIFLVSLYGRTRVGEIKEAMKRLNQTGARVTGVLLNGVSLHTANKALAGRYGSSAYVAHNYESASE
- a CDS encoding DJ-1/PfpI family protein, which encodes MHIAILTFEGFNELDSLIALGILNRVKKPDWTVSIASPTAEVRSMNGVVLKAQASLEDAATADAVIMGSGMLTREVVADASLMARLALDPARQLVGAQCSGTLVLAKLGLLQGVPACTDLTTKPWVQEAGVAVLEQPFFARGNVATAGGCLASQYLAAWVIARLAGVDAARGALHYVAPVGEKDEYVDRAMANVTPYLDAVSVA
- a CDS encoding NUDIX domain-containing protein; amino-acid sequence: MRVRATVLLVRQHAVLLVKERGGPWFLPGGEVGHGELAMSAAIRELYEETGAEASAAAFLWQHVSAHHVHHVYRVAIPADARPRANYRAGIDEVRWVELSQLAAMPVTPGTRAILNRAAGGGTTRSSWRDIGSAPGASAGF
- a CDS encoding YhcG family protein, translating into MSDLIPSSLLDEVRGLIDAARERAAAAVNAELTLLYWQIGSRVRSEVLGGARAEYGRQVVATLARELGARYGRGWSEKQLRHCMRLAEIFPDEHSVSAVRRQLSWTHLKTLIYIDDPLKRDFYIELARVERWSSRQMQERINSMLFERSAISRQPDAAIAHDIAVMRDEGRVEPAALLKDPYVLDFLGLNDHYLEKDLEDAILREMEQFLLELGAGFTFVARQKRLQIDDDDFYIDLLFYNRKLKRLVAIELKLGAFKAEYKSQMELYLRWLAKHEQEPDELPPLGIILCAGKKQEQIELLELNKSGIHVAEYLTVLPPRETLEAKLHQSIQAARSRLLTQEPD
- a CDS encoding DNA-binding protein; amino-acid sequence: MFTEADNITDEEIFSTVQRLTDAGRPVSPVTVWSELRRGSIVSIAAALERWRDARQPAPPVAHPSAEMPQELADALMSAAHRLRKASWDEAHSAGAHRADLLGQRLQTALAERDEALAVYQQTEGDAANSRRQLEELMHALRASEEAVARLQNQQNAANERAEAAEARAGELAQRVSAQDAELSTARVSLDEERKAREAASADLAGKNEEIARIAQERDEARQHHAASSQEVERLSQEASTASARAETATAQANESAARIAALEAELDAARHALASEREAGAARAAEAAARDEALQRATRELDEARAKIDENQTRMAALESELAAQREASAAASVAHEALQHATRELDEARARIDESQNRIAALESELMAEREASASHSAAASTAQEALQQATREIDEARAQINDSHARIAALESELSRERETSAAQSAQASTAQEALQQATRELDEARARIDEITQEKHVAQSELARVTQEAAAAVARADEAQQQAATLTQQLAEREKSEAAMRDELRDHKIALQTAGAAKEEEIAALQRRISAQAQTHSKAYDELRSNAEQWVTYARDLKQRLDVANEKILFIDARSTGEVALLRRLSTELERLKPDHELVFREAQQKVIGEKIAQQLAQKGYRYDPTTAVMSKIEG
- a CDS encoding ester cyclase; translation: MQTERSGLAEIYRDYIACLNEQNWPMLGAFVHDDVIHNGQSIGLAGYRAMLERDFAQIPNLRFDIRLLAADPPFVASRLWFDCTPKQDFMGLRIDGRRVSFAENVFYEFRERKVAQVWSVIDKAAIEAQLRTAARLP
- a CDS encoding GFA family protein, with amino-acid sequence MIDASCHCGAIRFTLDAAPAEINDCQCSLCRRYGARWAYYPLPAVRFAPDCGPTDVYMWGPRRLEFHRCASCGCLTHWRAVDVNRPVMGINTRMMPREAVAGARVYQGGEAAD
- a CDS encoding MFS transporter, which codes for MTAVPLARSSFASRLLDDAFPWAIALATGLDYFDNAVFSFFTSYIAGGINASADELVWASSAYAVASVLGILQQQWWIERLGYRRYVGGCLLLFAAGAVAAAASESSLELAFARGFQGYFIGPMMSACRILIQTQITPQRRPVAVRYFLVMILLGSGLAPLIGGYVVAWLGWRALFACGAAGGVAMGAFALLAVPHTGHVEREQRGEAHFWPYIVFAFAQGALQIAMQQVRFELFSTSPELIVLTAAGVLSLGWFVWHQWHHPQPLLRLHALREKTFRAGITLYIAFYYVSNAMSYLVSRFLEGGLRYPVENAGRLVGLSSLFSVVMALVYFRFSARIKHKKWMIVPGFLLAAFVGLWMSSMPPDVSMQWLVAPLVLRGLLLLFIALPVANVTFRLFAIEEFNHGYRFKNIVKQLTYSFSTATMIILEQHRMAVHESRLAESVSAFNPLFQNTYEKLTGGFEALGYSAAQAKSLALAEVGRIVTQQASFLSSLDGFYFLIGVALCASVVAVSQKQID
- a CDS encoding MerR family transcriptional regulator; the protein is MSSSKPALLTIRDAAERLNVTPRTLKYYEERGLVAPSRSVGRYRLYSEQDLERFARILRLRSLGFSLQGIVELLKRPVEPIGDGRKGYSSESLREIEAALAQQVEALDARIAGVRRELKEAQAVRAELSDDLDYIRRRIAGEKQETLFQERLAARERRKAGGSEGSEDAAE
- the pssA gene encoding CDP-diacylglycerol--serine O-phosphatidyltransferase: MKRFSMIRDFHLADWFTLGNAICGTGALFSTMSYIDDAEVLHIYLACALVFAALVFDVLDGRIARWRQKASLLGKELDSLADVISFGVAPAIIGYGFGMRGLYDRVVLAYFVACGVSRLARYNVTTEEMSGGTGKVTHFEGTPIPTSFAIVLMLAVAAWFGALGPNMWFGEWRIAGFTLHPLVLVYALSGSLMISRIRIPKP